The DNA window TCTTTTGACTACTTTCTTTATCTGATTTTATATGGTATCCGAGCCATCATAACCTCTCACGAgtcagattattttttttcccatcTATGGCTGGCGAAACAATCCATTCGGTTGTCACTTCTGGTGATGTTACTGCTTCCAACAGCAGTGCTTCTGCCGCTCCCTCTATCGTTCATGTGTTACAATTTAATCCTGCATCTCAGTTACCTATCAAATTGCAAGGTAACCTCAATTTCTCAACTTGGAAAGCCCAACTTGTGATGCTACTCAATAGCCATCAACTTATGGGACATCTTGACGGATCAAAACCGGCACCACCAATGAATCTTATCCACGATAACATTCTACTGCCTAATTTTTGGTATCAACTCTGGTTCTCTCAGGACCAACTGATTCAATAAGCCATGACGACATCTGTTGATCCTACCATTGCGCCAACTATTGCCACGGCTCCATCCGCTCAGAAAGCCTAGGAACTTCTTCACATGGCCTACGCAAATAAGAGCTACACTCGCATTTTTAGCTTGCGAGACCAATTGCAAAATCTTAAGAAAGCTTCTAAAATCCGTTACGGAATACTTACAAGAGGTTCGCGCTCTCTCTGATGCGCTCAAAGTTGTTGGATCACCAGTAACAGATGATGAACTTATTGTTAAGATTTTAAGCGGACTGGCCCTGAGTACCGTGAAATCTCGGCTTCCATAAGATCAAGGGattcttccttgagttttgaAGAGTTGTTTCACAAGCTCACATATTATGAGCTTTTTCTTATGCACCAGGATCTTGAGAAGTCATCTTCCATAATCACAGCTGCTGTCACACAGAAGATGAACATGCCACCTCAGTCTAATAGGAACAATCGTcacttcaacaatcaacaatggAAACCACCTGTAACTCAACAGTCCAGCAACAACAGTCAGCAAAACTGGATGTCGAATACGAGACCATCTGTCTGCTGCCAATTGTGCCAAAAATTAGGTCACACTGCAGATGTATGTTATTCCGAATCGCACAGCCATTTGAAGCTAAGGCCAACTTTGCTTCTGGTCTTGGGTTTTGGATTCTGGTGCGACTCATCATGTCACCACTGATCCGCACAATCTTGAAGAGTATACAGGCAATGAGGGCATATCCATGGGTGACTGTAAAACCATTCCTATTACTCATACTGGTTCATCTCTTATACAAGCATCTAATTCTGCTTTTAGGCTTTCTAACAGTCTTTGTCCtccatcaataaaaaaatacacgATTTCTATCGCCAAGTTTTGTCAAGACAATCTAACATCAATAAACCAACAAGCTGTAGCTCGCTCATCCTGAAGCAAAGTACAAATCAGTTGCAAATGCGCTTGTCAAACTCATATGGGTGCGCAACATGCTCAATGAATTGCGTATCACCATTCCAAATACACCCACAATCTTTTGTGACAATGTTGGCGTCACTTATCTCTGTCATAATCTAGTGTTTCATAGCTGTATGAAACATATTGCTGTGGACTTCTGTTATGTTAGGAACCAAGTTCAAGCACACCAGGTTCTTGTCACACACACACTCACGCTTGTGATCAACTTGCCGATACATTTATGATTTACCAAGCCCTTGCCAAAACTAGCCTTTGAACAGTGTTGTTGCAAGTTAGACATTGTTGCACTATGCCTAACTTGAGCGGGTGTATTAAGCATTAGTTACTGTAATTATTAGTTACCGTAATTAATACTATTTTAGAGTATCAATATAAGACTCCCCCTATTGTTTAGGAGTTCAGGTAGTAGTTGGTTTCCTTAAGTTTAGctgtaggttgttcttaatcTGTCGTATTTAAAGTTTGGGAACGGAATGAATAAGATTATCTTTCGACTACTTTTCTGTTTTATAAAAAGAAGGTTGTGCAACTTCCCTTGGGCAAAAACCCTAGACACTCGTTTATCAGTGTATTCAATATAGTTTACtagtgaaaagaaaagaaacggAGAGATTAGAAAACTATAAGACTATAGGATGTGGCCAACAAGTAAATTGGAATATTTCAGGTCAAGGAGTCCACAACAGGCAATCTGTCTAACCATAAACAATCAAACTCTAAGGAAACCTTGTAACCCGAAGGGACTGGATTAGGCACCACATTGGTGATCTGAACTAGTATAAAAATTTGTGTCAACTGTGTCTTTTATCTCTTTATGCCTTATATAATATGTTGTTTTATCTAATTGTCTAAACTCTAGGGTAGTCGACTTGAAGAAATCAACAGTCGACCAATGATAACTTGACTAACATTCGAAAATAATTTCGATTCACCTCCTCACCCCACACCATCCTCTGTGGTTTCACATACTAATATGGTGAGACAGATCATGGATGTGACATTCAATTCTATGCTGTAGGGGCTGGGCAGAACTCTTTATGCCAGGGGATGTTATTGCTGCAATTGACCAAAACAGCACCCTACAAGAGATCCTTGAGTGATCCATTCCTTTGTCTTTATGCTGATTATACCAAAGTTCCAAACTCTTAATAAGGAAGCTATTCATTTCCTTCATCTAGTTAGGACCAAGGAGCAGTTGGATAGCATTTAACTGATGCACTGGTTGTGCAATAAATAATTCCTCTTTCATACTCTTTCCAAGGCTCTCCAATTTTATTTTCTGGTCATATTGCAGTTTAGTTTGCACCAAGTGTTTTTGGTATTTGTTGACAACAGGAAGCACTGAAATAGACAAAACTTACAATGCGCAGATGTATATATTTGTATCATGAAATAGACAatacttaaaacaaaataaacacaTTTGCACATAAATATCTTGCTCAAATACAGATATTCAAGTCAAAGTGATAGGTCAACACAAACACGACTATGACAAGGCAGAGAAGTTACCAGTGCTATCCACACAGATTTCCTTTTTGAATGCATCTTGAATGCTGACTCCTTTCATAAGCTGATATGATTATCAAATTGGTCATTCTAGTAACTGTAAACCTCAAAACTGGAAAAAAGATAGCATCATAGGAAACAAAGTACCATTAATCAATTAGCTATACCTTTGCATTGATTGATTCAATACGATGCAACAACTCTTTTGCACTACTTTTTTGTGAGCCACGCAAAATACAAATGCCAACATTCAAAATCTTTTCGATGTCAGCATAAGAAGCAACAGATGTGCAAATGTTTAAAAGCTTCAAAGCATGTGGAGCCAAATCCGTCCTTGAATCACAATATCGACAGAGATACTCTGCATCCAAATTGATGCTTCCTCCGACTGTCCCAGCCATGTAACCTCGTAGAGCACACTCTAGATGGGAAACATGTCCACATATGTGGCCATCAACTACTGTAGCTTCACATCGGATGTAACTGTACCCATCATAGTCCAAAGTGATAAGCTTACTGCAAAGTATACAACAGCAGTCTCCACAAAAACCAGGCTCACTGCAACAGAGATCACAAAATCTGGTGCCCGTCAAAGGATTTTCTGCTGTTAAACTTCTACAGATTCGGTTACCAGCCTTACAAGTAATGGCTCCGAAAGGAGAATCAGACAGTAAAGGCTGCATTTTTGTCCCTGAAGATGTAGTCCTCTCTTTCGTATCTGAGTCAAAACCAATAtctaaataatgaaaaaaaattggcatAAGGTTAGTAAACTATCAGTAGTGGGTGGAGCCAGGATTTCAAGCAGATTCAACAACTTACGATAcgcaaaaaaaatcattttccctATCTATATGGAGTAATTTTTCAACGAAGCTCTGTCCCTGACTACGTGCACAGACTGTATAATCATGGACAAAATtcacttcaaaaataaaaagatccaccaaaagggaagaaaaaaaatataaatttgtgtggACTGACTAGATACTTGTAATGAATAGGAAACCAAGCTCAAATaaccattttcttaaaaatccAAATTCTTGAGAAAACTCAAAAAGTTTGACTTCAAAATTAGGAATTAAATAGCCTCTACTGATGGGGTAATAAAATCTTGAAGTAAACAGTGGGTAATAAAGATGGGGAGTTAAAAATAGTTACCCAATTGAAGAATCTCGAAAAGCCCCTTTAGAATTGCCTTTACCGAGCTTCCAAAGctcaaaaatggtgaaatgaGGATGAATCCCCGATTTTGGAAAGAAGAGTCTATCCAAGTCACTTTTACCCTTCGCAATCGCGACCCGATACCTCACAATTGCGATGAGTAATGTTGGTCAACTCATTAATTGACCATAGCAATTGCGACACAAGGATACGCGATCACGATGCTCAAGATGCTATTGAGATTGCAATATCCTCCATGCGATCGTGAAGCACAAGACCACATACCAATGTGGCAGCGGCCAAGAGCCTTGCGATCGCAAAGATTACTTAACATGCATCAGATACAACATAACAGCAAACACCAAGACTCACCAAAATCACCTAATGAACCCTCAGGATTCGTTTGGAATTTCACACACACAAACCATATATGCTACCCAACCAAACTCGACGTTCCAGACTCAATGGAACGTCGGAACACAAATACGAAGTCTCTTTGACCCATTATCCGTTTAAGTCGCAATAAACTAACTTTTACTCAAAAACATTAAACTGCCCTCGGAACCTCTGAAAACTCAACCAAGACCTCACGTCGACTAAAATCATTCCCCGAATCCAGTGGTGTCATCGAAATTCCAATCCTACCGCTCAAACTctgaatgttgaccaaagtcaacttttggCCTAATTATACTTAAACTTCCAACTCAAGGGATCAAATCCATGAAAAGGACTACATAATTGAAAAAACCTACACTTCTAGACCAAATTCTGAATTCTGGAGCTGATGGAACAAATTAAAGGCCCTTTTGATTCTCGTAGTTCCGATTGTTGTCAAAAACCTCTTTTAACAACTTGAGGTGTCCAAAACTCTAAAACTTCCAAAAGTCTAAACTTTCCAATCCAATTTTAAAACCAACTTCATAAACTGAAAAGCATGACTTGGGAAAACTATCGAGAGGggcaaaatgataatttttccaaaagtgtaacaccccgtatacGAAAGAGGAAAGGTTAACAAATTTCAAAACTCCCAGGTGTCATCCACTCAGGCCAGCCACGACC is part of the Solanum stenotomum isolate F172 chromosome 8, ASM1918654v1, whole genome shotgun sequence genome and encodes:
- the LOC125873559 gene encoding uncharacterized protein LOC125873559, which gives rise to MSSKEEVGESLALVVYNGSASRINETGLQLYLVSEYDSGEGLPYAPVDWPNVGDKWGWRTGKRATNSGTFKDRYLYLLERFQAPKDGKKNAFRSKTSVKKYVQSQYPSMDIDQFFASFSWMIPSKQSPNSKDIGFDSDTKERTTSSGTKMQPLLSDSPFGAITCKAGNRICRSLTAENPLTGTRFCDLCCSEPGFCGDCCCILCSKLITLDYDGYSYIRCEATVVDGHICGHVSHLECALRGYMAGTVGGSINLDAEYLCRYCDSRTDLAPHALKLLNICTSVASYADIEKILNVGICILRGSQKSSAKELLHRIESINAKLMKGVSIQDAFKKEICVDSTVLPVVNKYQKHLVQTKLQYDQKIKLESLGKSMKEELFIAQPVHQLNAIQLLLGPN